Genomic window (Paenibacillus sp. PK3_47):
TGTGAAGGGCGACGAAAAGGAAGCTTCTCCCCAGGAAATACTGCTCGCCGTATACGACGCGCTGGTGGAGAAAGAGTATCATCCGATCAATCAGATCGTGGGATACCTTCTTTCAGGAGATCCGGCCTACATTCCGCGCCATAACAATGCGAGAAGTTTGGTCCGGAGGAAAGAACGTGATGAGCTGATTGAAGAACTGGTCCGTTTTTACCTGGCCAATCACCGGGTGAATCAGCCAAAATGAAGAAGCTGGGACTGGATTATGGTGACCGCAGAATCGGAGTAGCTGCAAGCGACATTTTCGGTTGGACAGCCCAGGGCCTGGAGACGATTGAACGCCGTGGCAACGGCAAGGAGATTGAACGTATCCGGGAGCTGGTCAAAGAGCACGAGATTGGGGAAATTGTGGTCGGGCTGCCGAAGAATATGAATGGCTCTGTAGGACCCCGGGGTGAAATTTGTATGGAATTCGCCGAACAGCTGCGGGAAGAACTCGAATTACCCGTACACCTTTGGGATGAGCGTCTGACGACGGTATCTGCTGAGCGGGTGCTGATTGAAGGGGACGTCAGCCGGAAGAAACGCAAAGGGATTGTGGACAAAATGGCCGCAGCCCTGATTTTGCAAAATTTTTTGGATGCTAACAGTAAAAGGTGAGGGGTGCGCTGATATGACAAACGAACAAATTGGCCAAGAAGAAGAACCGGAAATTATCTATATTCCCGACGAGGAAGGTAATGAAGAGGAATTTGAGGTCATTATGAAATTTGAAGTCGACGGCTCAGATGCAAAGTACATGATGGTAGTGCCGCTTGATTCCGAGGACGAGGAAAGCGATGAGGTATATGCGTTCCGTTACGAGGAAGACGGGGATGATCTGCAGCTCTTCATGATCGAGAATGACGAAGAGTGGGCGATTGTGGAAGAAACCTTCAATACTTTGGTAGATGAGCTGGACGGAGGAGCCGAGAATGACTGATTTTTCCGCCGACCAAGCGGTATGGACATCCAAGCTCAAAGAAGTATACGGAGAAACAGTTGAACTGGAAGACGAGCAGGGCAAATCTTCCGTTTACGATATTATCGCCGAGTTTGAAGTCGGTGACCGCGCTTATGCGGTGCTGGCCGGTTCCGGAAGAGATGCGGAGCAGGAGATACTGCGCATTGTAGTATCGCCTGACGGTCTCCCGGAGCTGGAGAGTATCGTTGACGATGAAGAGTGGGAGGATGTCTCCGAGCTGTATGATGAGCTGACATTTCCTGCAGACGACACGGAGTAAGCTTCTTGCAGGCAAGTAACTTTACGATGGGCACAAAGAGGGCGGAGCTTTCCGCGCTCTTTTTGCTTGGAATACAGAATGACTTCAAGTCTTTCAGTTTTTTTTATAAATATAGGTTGAATTTAAGACAATACAATTTTATACTTTATAGTCGGAAAGTGAGGAGTCTCATTTGAAAGCCGCAGTCCGCGTTCTGCTCACCGTAATCCTTGTGCTGGCACTGGCAGGAGGGGGAGGAGCATGGTACATCTGGAATGGAATGCAGCCGGTAGAGCCTGCAGGGCCAGCCGTAACGTTTACAATAGAGAAAGGGATGGGCAGTGCTGATATTGCTGATCTCCTCGAAGAGCACGGAATTATACGTAATTCCTTATTGTTTAAAGGGTATCTGAAATGGGTCAATGAAGGTTCAAGCTTCAAGGCAGGAACGTACACAGCCAGTCCGGGCGACACCTATGACAACCTGATCAGCAGACTGAATGCAGGTGATGTTGTCAAGGAAGAGACGGTTGTATTCACCATACCTGAAGGATTTACAGTAAAGCAGATCGCTGACAAGCTGGCCGAAGCCTGGAATCAGGAAGCAGACGTGTTCCTTGAGATTATGAATTCAGGAGCAGGTCTGGAGCATGTTGCAGAGCTTGACATTCCGGACAATGAGGAGCTGCGCCACCGTCTGGAGGGATATCTCTTCCCTGAGACCTACGAACTCCTTAAGGACAGTACTCCGCAGGAGATTATTGAAGCGATGCTGGAGCAGCTTGTGAAGCAGCTTGACAGTATACCGGATTGGCGCGCAAAGCTGACGGAACGCGGCATGACACTGCATGAGCTGCTGACGGTTGCTTCGCTGGTGGAGCGGGAGGTTGTGGTGGATGAAGAGCGGCCGCTGGTGGCTGGTGTGATCTACAACCGGCTGGACAAGGAGCAGAAGCTTGAGATTGATGCGACCGTTCAATACCTGCTGGACAAGCAGAAGGAAAGGCTGCTCTACAAGGACCTGGAGGTGGACAGCCCGTTCAATACCTACAGAAACGCAGGACTTCCACCTGGCCCGATCAGCAGCCCGGGGCTTGCTTCCATCCAGGCGGCGCTTACCCCCGAGTCATCAGATTATTATTTCTATGTGACCAAGAAAGACGGCACACAGGGCCATCTGTTCGGTAAAACCTATGAGGAACATTTAGCCAATATCAAAAAAAGTGAACAAAACCAGTAGGAAACCTGTACAATAAGAAATGATGCAATTTAAAATGTTCTAATTTTCAGGGCATATTCCGATAGATAAGCTAAAGAGTTTAGACCATAGAGATTATTATTGGAGCTGGGCTTGACCATATTAGGAGGGTGCAAGATGAAACACAAACCGGAGCTGCTCGCTACAGCGGCCTCACTGGAAGAAGCGCGTGTACTGCTGGATGCAGGGGCTGACGCCCTGCTGATCGGGGATGACCGGTTCGGCATGCGTCTGGCCGGACATTTCTCGCTGGAGGATACTGCGGCTGTAGTGGAGCTTGCCCACAGCAAGGGGCGGAAGGTATATGCGGGGCTTGGCGGACTGATGTCCAACCGGCTTCTGGATGAACTTCCGGCTTATGTGAAAGCAATTGGTGAAATTGGTGTGGACGGCATCGAGTTTGGTGACCCTGCAGTGTTGGCGGCAGTAAAGACAGAAGCGCCGGGCATGAAGCTGCACTGGAATGCTGAAATGACCTCAACGAACTATGCCACATCGAATTACTGGGGACGAAAAGGTGCATCGCGGGTCGTGCTGGCCCGTGAGCTGAATATGGATGAAATCACCGAGATGGTACCGCTGCTTGAGATTGAAGCACAGGTTCAGGTTCACGGGATGACGAATATTTACCACTCCAAGCGCAAGCTGGTAGCAAGCTATATGTCCCATCAGGGCCGTCCTACAGAAGGCGGAAGCCTTGGCAAAGAGCGCGGATTGTTCCTGATTGAAGCGGAGCGCCGCGAAGAAAAATTCCCGATCTATGAAGATGTGAACGGCACGCATATCATGAGCTCTGATGATATCTGCATCCTTGAGGACCTGCATATCCTGATGGCTGCCGGAGTCCACAGCTTCAAGATTGAAGGGCTGCTGAAACCAGTTGCCTATAACGCTGCCGTAGTCAAAACTTACCGCCAAGCGATTGACCTGTATGCTGCTGACCCTGCCGGCTATGCTTTCCGCGAGGAATGGATGGACGGAATCCGGGCACTGCAGGACCCTGAGCGTGACCTGTCGTTCGGCTTCTTCTACAAAGAACAGGTATATTAAAATATAATAAAAAAAGCAGATGACTCAGCTTTTTAAATAGATGGAATAAACAATATTCAGGTGCAGCAGTGGAGGGGAAGTTTGGAACTGTAGGAGCGAACGCGTCCGCCTTTATGTTTGGATTTCTACCGCGGCCAGCGGTTTGAATCAGGAAATCCAAACATAACAGCGGCCGGAAGTCCAAACATTCCCCGCAGCTGTGTTCAACACCGGGATGTAAGGTTTAAGCTGATTTTTAACTGCTGAGGAATATGGAGGGGAGAACACAAATGGAAACCATGACAAAGCCCCAGTTCAAAGGCAAACGTTACCGTCTGGACAAACCGGAGCTCCTGGCTCCGGCGGGCAACCTGGAAAAATTGAAATTCGCCGTACACTATGGTGCGGATGCAGTATATATCGGAGGACAAAAATACGGCCTGCGCTCCAATGCGGATAACTTCAGCTTTGAAGAGATGCGCGAGGGCGTGGAATTTGCCAAGAAATACGGCGCGAAAGTATTCGTTGCCACCAACATTTATGCCCATAATGAAGATGTCGCCGGTATCGAAGAATATCTGCGCAGCTTATATGAAGCCGGAATTGCCGCAATTATTGTGGCAGATCCCGCTATCGTGGATACCGCCCGCCGTCTGGTGCCGGGTCTTGAAGTGCATCTCAGCACCCAGCAGTCGACCCTGAACTGGCAGGCCGTATCCTTCTGGAAGGAAGAAGGGCTGCCGCGTGTCGTTCTCGGCCGCGAGACCAGCCTGGAAGAGATTGCCGAGATCAAGCAGCATGTCGATATTGAGATTGAAAGCTTTATCCACGGGGCGATGTGCTCTTCCTACTCCGGACGCTGCGTATTGTCGAACCATTTCACAGACCGCGACTCCAACCGCGGGGGCTGCTGCCAGTCCTGCCGCTGGAAATATGATTTGTTCGAGGATGCCCGTCCGGAAGGAACTTGGGTGTCCGAAGAGGATCAGGCCGAGGCTATGGCTTCACCGAAGCATCTTCAGCCTGGAGTAACCCAGCTTCCGCTGCACCTGCCGGAGGATAACCAATTCTCGATGGGCTCCAAGGATTTGTGCATGCTGGAGAGCATTCCGGATCTGATCGAAGCAGGAATTGACAGCTTCAAGATCGAAGGACGGATGAAGTCGATCCACTATGTGGCGACCGTAGTTAATGCTTACCGCAAGGCTATCGATGCTTATATGGCTGATCCGGAAGGTTATGTGCTGAAGCCGGAATGGCTGGAGGAGCTGCAGAAGGCGGCGAACCGTCCGCTGAATACCGGATTCTTCTATGACACGCCAGACCATGAGGATCATATTTATGAGCCGGAAGAGAAGGCGGCACCTTATGATTTTGCCGGATTGGTGCTGGAATACGATGCGGAGACAGGCACGGCTCTCGTTCAGCAGCGCAACCATTTCAAACCGGGACAGGAAGTGGAATTCTTCGGGCCGGACAATACATTCTTCAAGCAGACGGTAGGGGAGATTTGGGATGAAGAAGGCAATCCGCTGGATGCCGCCCGCCATCCGCTGCAGCGTATCCGTATGAAGGTAGACCACCCGGTTGCCTATTTCGATATGATGCGGAAGAAAAAATAATATTATAAGAATGAACAGGACGCTCTGATACTGGAGGGCGTCCTTTTTTGTGTATTGTGGCAAGAAAATGGCGGTTTGTAAAATGAACATTAAATTTCTCACATAATTTCTCAAAAAAACTAAGAAAAAAGACCCAGATGACCGATATATAACCTAGTGAACGCTTACATACGTTTTTCAATTTAACCGGTAGGTGATTACATGGGGACTCCAGAACAGGAGAACAGAGGGGAAAAGCAGAAGAGGAGAAGGATGCGAGTGGGACAGAACAGTAAAAAACCATCGAGTGTACAGAAAGAGAAAGCAGAGACCAACCGTACAGAAGAGTCAAAGTCAGCAGGTAAAGGTAAGCTCAAGGTATCAAACCAATCATCCGCATTGACCTTTAAGGGAGTGATGAATGGATCGGTACGTCAGCTGAAGAGAGTCAATCCGATCAAATCGGTTGGCGTAAAGCTGTTTCTAATTTTCTTGTCTTCCATTGTTGTTGTTGTACTGTTCCTTGGACTTTTGTCCTACAACAAGGCCAAGAATACAATCAAGGATAATGTCTCAGAGGCCAACCGGCAGACCATTATCCAGACGGCAGACAAGCTGGACATTACCCTGAATCAATACGAGAACCAGGCGCTTCAGCTGTATTTCGATGCACAAATGCAAACCAGTCTGACGTCATTATCAACAGCAGAGTCCAATTATGATAAATTTGTCGCCACTGATGCGATCAGCAAAAAGCTGTCCAGCCAGACGACTACAGATTCCAACATTGTGGCGATCTCGCTGATTCCGGAATCTGCGGAGTCCAGTGTAATTTCAAGCGGGAACTCCGGACTTACAATGGACGGGATAAGAGATCAGGATTGGTACAAGGCCGTAGTGGCAAGTACCAAGGAGTATAAATATCACTACAGTCCGGAGGATACAAAACCTGCCCAGAACTATTGGTTCTCGACATCGGTCGAAGGTGACGGCGGAAAGAACATTGCCATGGTAAGGTCCCTTAAAAGCATGGGCTCCAATGCAGGATATGTAATCATGCTGGAACTGAAAAACACTCTGCTGGAGGATGCATTCAAGAGTGTCTCTCTGGGAGAAGGCTCGAGAATTCAGCTTGTAGACCCGACGGGGATTGTAGTGGCATCGTCCCACCCGGAGGACGACGGCAAAGCATCCGAGCTTGGCTTTATCAAGGAGAGCAAGGACAATAACAAGAATGAGGAAGCCAAGGATGCGAACGGCAAGGATGTGCTTGCCGTATACCATCCGCTTGTCAAAGCAGACTGGAAGCTGACCGGAGTTGTGCCTACCGGTGAACTCGTGAAGGCGGCAGAGCCGATCCTGGTTACAACGTATATTGCAGCGTTCGCCGCAGCCCTGCTTGCAGTCGCTCTGGGCTTCTGGATGGTGCGGATGATTGCCCAGCCGCTGGCCCGTCTGAAGGATCTGATGGTTGAAGGCGCAAAGGGAGACCTGAGTGTACGGACAGAATACGCCTCATCTGATGAAATCGGCCAGCTGTCCGCTTCTTTCAACACTATGATGGAGCGGATTACTGAACTGGTCGCGCAGACAACGGATACTGCCCGTGAAGTGCTGGATACTGCCGGAGAGCTTGGCGAGGCATCCCGCAAGACAGCTGTATCAGCGAAGGAAATCGCGGCGGCTACAGAAGAAATTGCCGGAGGAGCAGGCAGTCTGGCACTTGAAGCGGAACGCGGCAATGAGCTGACTGATCTGATTGGCACACAGATGCAGAGTGTGATTGCAGCTAATGCCGAAATGGACGAAGCAGCACGCGGCGTCGGGGAGGCCAGCGGCCATGGAGCGAAGCAGCTGGAAGACCTGCTGCAGCAGACAGGCCGTACCGGAGAGATGACCACAGCGCTTGTAGACCGTGTGAACAACCTGAAGGATACGGTATATTCAGTGATCAAGGTGCTGGATGTCATGAAGAATATTACACAGCAGACGAACATTCTGTCCCTGAATGCGACGATCGAAGCGGCCAGAGCAGGTGAAGCAGGGCGCGGCTTCATGGTTGTTGCTGACGAAGTCCGCCAGCTGGCGGATCAATCGAAGCAGTCCATTGCCCTGGTTGCCGGAATTACCGATAAAATTATCACTGAAATGAATGAAACGGTAGCTGTACTGTCTGAAGTGGCACCGCTCTTTAAGCAGCAGATGAACTCCGTGAAGAGTACCAGTGATATCTTCGTATCGGTTCAGGCGCAGATGGAAGAGTTCATTAAGAGTCTGGAATCGGTGACGGGAGCTATTGGCAGCCTCAACCATTCACAAGGGGTATTGTCAGACGCCATGAGCAATGTAAGTGCAGTGGCCCAGCAGTCCTCTGCTACTTCTGAAGAGGTTGCTTCACTCAGCAGCGAACAGCAGAATGTCAGCGATCAGCTCGTTGCCTTGTCCGGCAAGCTGGAAAGTGTATCCACACAGCTGAAAGACAAACTGTCTTTGTTTACTATTAAATAAAACTTATTCTGTTTTCGAGTCTGCGGATTTGGGTCAAGGCCGCTTCTTCCTGTGGGAGAAGCGGCCTCTTATTGTATTAGGGCAAGGACCAGGATGCATTGAAACCAATCTTCAGCAGCAGTCCTAACTTTGTGCGGTTATTTCTTGTTAAACCGCACACTAACAAGTATAATTATTTTGTTAGGTAAAATGTTATAATAAGTTAGGTAAACCCGCTGAAGGAGAAGGCCGGATGAAAGATACAAGCAAGACCAGCTGGTGGTCATTTATTGAGGATATGGCAATGGAACGCAAGCTGCTCCTCGTTTTTCTGATCATTATTACACTGCCGCTTTCTTTTATCAGCGTAATCAGCTATAAGAGCTACTCGGAGTCGATCAAGGATAACACCATTGCATATTCAGAGAAGATGATCGAACAAATGATGGACGGAATTGATGATTACATAGAGGATATGAAACGGATTTCATCTATGCCCGCTTATGTAAACGATATCAAACAAAATCTGATCCGTTCTAACCGTTATTATGAGCAGAAGCAGATGATGAGGGGATCAGCAAAAAGTGAAGTGCTTGCACCGGGGGACTTTGATCTGCTGCTGTCCATCCAGCGCGGTATTGAAGGAAACATATCCTTCATTAACAACATTAAACGGGGGGCCAACTCTGTCTATATTTTTGACGGCTACGGCAACGGGTACTATTCCACAAAGGACGGCGGTGTCCGGCTTGATCTGGAACAGAGCTATAAGTACTGGAGTGAGCGGTCTAAGGACACCAGCGGGGAAGCACTGCTCATTGGCACCCAGGCGTATACGAGCAATCTGCAGAGCACCCGGTACGCGTTCACCGTTGTACGCAGAATCGTCGACAGCCAGTGGAAGCCGATCGGACTGATTGCGGTGGAGGCTAATATCAGCAATATGGAGAATCAGGTTAACGAACTGGATAAAGTTACCCGCGGCAAATCCCTGATTGTGGATGAGAACGGTAAGGTTGTGTATGACAGCGGCCAGAAGCTGCTGACAACGGACATCTCCAACACAAATCTGTACCGCATGGCTAAAGATAGTGCAGGAAGCTTTTATGATACAGTGTCCGGGAAAGAGCGGCTGAATATTTATTCAAGCTCCTCCAAAACCAGCTGGAAGGTTATTATCTCGATTCCGGTTGATGAGCTGACCCGCGACGTGAAGATGACCCGCAATGCAACCATTGCCGCTACACTGATCATTATTGTGCTGGCGCTGATCATTTCCATTATTTTATCCTTTGCT
Coding sequences:
- a CDS encoding sensor histidine kinase, translated to MKDTSKTSWWSFIEDMAMERKLLLVFLIIITLPLSFISVISYKSYSESIKDNTIAYSEKMIEQMMDGIDDYIEDMKRISSMPAYVNDIKQNLIRSNRYYEQKQMMRGSAKSEVLAPGDFDLLLSIQRGIEGNISFINNIKRGANSVYIFDGYGNGYYSTKDGGVRLDLEQSYKYWSERSKDTSGEALLIGTQAYTSNLQSTRYAFTVVRRIVDSQWKPIGLIAVEANISNMENQVNELDKVTRGKSLIVDENGKVVYDSGQKLLTTDISNTNLYRMAKDSAGSFYDTVSGKERLNIYSSSSKTSWKVIISIPVDELTRDVKMTRNATIAATLIIIVLALIISIILSFALTKPLTQMIQLMKKVQNGDLDVQFRVKRRDEIGLLGHQFNRMLARIRQLIQDIYRIEEQKKEAELQALQSQINPHFIYNTLESIRMTAELNDDVEAADMISILGKLLRYSTGELSGRTTMKQELLYVRNYVELLGHRYPGRFQLEIDVPEKLDNYAIIKLVFQPIIENAAYHGLDDSKPQMQLRIRCEITEHKLLFHISDDGCGMDRATLDKLNDSLKYELPPKKSINGGIGMKNVHQRVQLHYGPAYGIEVFSEPGEGTDVILSLPLPGRQDG
- the mltG gene encoding endolytic transglycosylase MltG, which gives rise to MKAAVRVLLTVILVLALAGGGGAWYIWNGMQPVEPAGPAVTFTIEKGMGSADIADLLEEHGIIRNSLLFKGYLKWVNEGSSFKAGTYTASPGDTYDNLISRLNAGDVVKEETVVFTIPEGFTVKQIADKLAEAWNQEADVFLEIMNSGAGLEHVAELDIPDNEELRHRLEGYLFPETYELLKDSTPQEIIEAMLEQLVKQLDSIPDWRAKLTERGMTLHELLTVASLVEREVVVDEERPLVAGVIYNRLDKEQKLEIDATVQYLLDKQKERLLYKDLEVDSPFNTYRNAGLPPGPISSPGLASIQAALTPESSDYYFYVTKKDGTQGHLFGKTYEEHLANIKKSEQNQ
- the ruvX gene encoding Holliday junction resolvase RuvX; this encodes MKKLGLDYGDRRIGVAASDIFGWTAQGLETIERRGNGKEIERIRELVKEHEIGEIVVGLPKNMNGSVGPRGEICMEFAEQLREELELPVHLWDERLTTVSAERVLIEGDVSRKKRKGIVDKMAAALILQNFLDANSKR
- a CDS encoding methyl-accepting chemotaxis protein, with the translated sequence MRVGQNSKKPSSVQKEKAETNRTEESKSAGKGKLKVSNQSSALTFKGVMNGSVRQLKRVNPIKSVGVKLFLIFLSSIVVVVLFLGLLSYNKAKNTIKDNVSEANRQTIIQTADKLDITLNQYENQALQLYFDAQMQTSLTSLSTAESNYDKFVATDAISKKLSSQTTTDSNIVAISLIPESAESSVISSGNSGLTMDGIRDQDWYKAVVASTKEYKYHYSPEDTKPAQNYWFSTSVEGDGGKNIAMVRSLKSMGSNAGYVIMLELKNTLLEDAFKSVSLGEGSRIQLVDPTGIVVASSHPEDDGKASELGFIKESKDNNKNEEAKDANGKDVLAVYHPLVKADWKLTGVVPTGELVKAAEPILVTTYIAAFAAALLAVALGFWMVRMIAQPLARLKDLMVEGAKGDLSVRTEYASSDEIGQLSASFNTMMERITELVAQTTDTAREVLDTAGELGEASRKTAVSAKEIAAATEEIAGGAGSLALEAERGNELTDLIGTQMQSVIAANAEMDEAARGVGEASGHGAKQLEDLLQQTGRTGEMTTALVDRVNNLKDTVYSVIKVLDVMKNITQQTNILSLNATIEAARAGEAGRGFMVVADEVRQLADQSKQSIALVAGITDKIITEMNETVAVLSEVAPLFKQQMNSVKSTSDIFVSVQAQMEEFIKSLESVTGAIGSLNHSQGVLSDAMSNVSAVAQQSSATSEEVASLSSEQQNVSDQLVALSGKLESVSTQLKDKLSLFTIK
- a CDS encoding IreB family regulatory phosphoprotein — its product is MDSMDKTVKFNVKGDEKEASPQEILLAVYDALVEKEYHPINQIVGYLLSGDPAYIPRHNNARSLVRRKERDELIEELVRFYLANHRVNQPK
- a CDS encoding DUF1292 domain-containing protein produces the protein MTNEQIGQEEEPEIIYIPDEEGNEEEFEVIMKFEVDGSDAKYMMVVPLDSEDEESDEVYAFRYEEDGDDLQLFMIENDEEWAIVEETFNTLVDELDGGAEND
- a CDS encoding peptidase U32 family protein: MKHKPELLATAASLEEARVLLDAGADALLIGDDRFGMRLAGHFSLEDTAAVVELAHSKGRKVYAGLGGLMSNRLLDELPAYVKAIGEIGVDGIEFGDPAVLAAVKTEAPGMKLHWNAEMTSTNYATSNYWGRKGASRVVLARELNMDEITEMVPLLEIEAQVQVHGMTNIYHSKRKLVASYMSHQGRPTEGGSLGKERGLFLIEAERREEKFPIYEDVNGTHIMSSDDICILEDLHILMAAGVHSFKIEGLLKPVAYNAAVVKTYRQAIDLYAADPAGYAFREEWMDGIRALQDPERDLSFGFFYKEQVY
- a CDS encoding U32 family peptidase, whose amino-acid sequence is METMTKPQFKGKRYRLDKPELLAPAGNLEKLKFAVHYGADAVYIGGQKYGLRSNADNFSFEEMREGVEFAKKYGAKVFVATNIYAHNEDVAGIEEYLRSLYEAGIAAIIVADPAIVDTARRLVPGLEVHLSTQQSTLNWQAVSFWKEEGLPRVVLGRETSLEEIAEIKQHVDIEIESFIHGAMCSSYSGRCVLSNHFTDRDSNRGGCCQSCRWKYDLFEDARPEGTWVSEEDQAEAMASPKHLQPGVTQLPLHLPEDNQFSMGSKDLCMLESIPDLIEAGIDSFKIEGRMKSIHYVATVVNAYRKAIDAYMADPEGYVLKPEWLEELQKAANRPLNTGFFYDTPDHEDHIYEPEEKAAPYDFAGLVLEYDAETGTALVQQRNHFKPGQEVEFFGPDNTFFKQTVGEIWDEEGNPLDAARHPLQRIRMKVDHPVAYFDMMRKKK
- a CDS encoding DUF1292 domain-containing protein, whose protein sequence is MTDFSADQAVWTSKLKEVYGETVELEDEQGKSSVYDIIAEFEVGDRAYAVLAGSGRDAEQEILRIVVSPDGLPELESIVDDEEWEDVSELYDELTFPADDTE